Genomic segment of Arctopsyche grandis isolate Sample6627 chromosome 3, ASM5162203v2, whole genome shotgun sequence:
TTATCTGGTTGTTGTTGAATTGGTCTCACAGCACCTGCAGGAACAATAGGACCTTGCCCGGCACGAATTGGTTTTGCTATAATTGAAGttaacaaacataaaaaaaaaattgcaaaaactcCATACACAAATCAAAACTATTGAAgatataatttcataaattgcTTACCTATTAAAGCTTGAGGTCCACGACGTACAAGATTCTTCTGACGCACAGCCTCTTTAATACGATCAACTTCATATTGATAACGTTTACGATCTCTCATAGCACCTTCCTTTGCAtcctataaaattaatatacaaaaaatgtcaAATCACTGCAAGTGTTATTTAATGAAATCTAAGAATTCACAAAAAGGCACAAATACCTTCAAAGCAGTTTCGAGAGCCTTCACTCTATCCATAGTAGCACGCAGACGTTTCTCCAATTTAGGAAGTTCACATCGTAAGTCGGCATTATCTCGTACAAGTTGTTTGTGAACCTTCGTCAACTGATCCAAGTTGTTTTCCAAGAAACTTATCTTCTGTCTTTGTGCTAATGATCCACCATCCTCTTCGCCCTCTTCAGTGGCGACAGATTTTTTGATACGAGCCTATACAAAAAATTGAACCATTTAGTAATTACAACAAATGCGAAAATATAGCTACATTTCAGAAATAAAATTAACCTGCAAATCTTGGACAAACAACTTGCGTAAATTGTGCAATGTTTGAAGCTCCTTGGCAACGGTGTCTTCGAGACCTTTCAAATCAGCGCGAGCTTGTTCCCGGTGGTCTTTGCTCACACTGTATTCAGAACACTTCACATTATTTACTAATTCACACACTAGCATCGATCCTGTCCCCCATCCATATTCAATACTGTCCATTCAACAACAGATATTCTGAATGAGCCATTTCTTATACGGAAAACAAACAATTCGGTAAGAACTGAATTGTCGTGGACCACGTATTTTTAACATGCACATTTTGACTTGGTGCATTACACGCACACATTTGGCTTTTACAGGAAATGAATATGAATGGGAGTCATGTAGGACAAatctaagaaataaaaataaaagcaaataaaaataaaaaaataaataaaacaaaaaatagaatCCTTGTGGTGTATACAGAGCCTAGTTTAGCGGCCACAATGCatgttatgtatacatatatacattgatatatatgaccatacatgcacacaataagaaaaaatgtattattaaatagttTCATTCTACAAAAATATATCTCTGAAACCTTTTTCAGGTCATATAAAATACGACTTGTACACAATATAAAAGGTGAAGAAAAATCTGACAAGTAGTTACTGCCACTCTGTAAAGTATATGCCAATGCAAATGCTATGAAAAATGTTTCCCAATATCATAATTTAGCCAAAATTTGAACTCACGAGGTTTCtagcaaaaataaattaaaaaaaaacaacacaacaacGTTAATATTGCGAGAGATATGTATCAATTAAAATAACTGACATTGAGGAAATTCGAAAGTTAAATATATGTTAATCATAATAACAAGTGCATTGAGCATGTTGAAAGTGGCACACATTCAGCCAACTTAATTAATCTCGTTTGCTAAAAACCGCATTACGTATTAACAATAATTACAACTAAACTTGGTGGagtataaaatagaataaggaataaataaaataaaatcaggtACGAATCGCATGTCTACCACCTCTTTGGAATagttaaagtacatatataaataacagcGATATATCATTACCGTTtaagataaaaaatacattagaatatgtatttagtaaccactttttttaatactaagCATTAATACCACTTAAAttattcgaatataaaattcataaatggcactatacatatataatacacccatttcaaatacacaaaaatatatgtGGTTTCGAAAAATTTCACGAACAAATTATCAATGAGAatgtttcttttatatttatcaCAGCTTTATTAGAACACTGGCCAACAAATTGTTCGAGAACAGAAATAAAAACTATTCATCTTCGGTGATTCGAAAGTGCCAAAACAATATGATTGAATCgagtgaaaattaaaaatatatatatgatcaTCCCGTGTTCTATGCAAACATTGTAATctaacgattttatttaatacgtaTTTCcagagtttaaaataaactcaaaggaaattatttcacaattagtTTCCCCAAAATAGTTTTCGTAAGATCAATTGCCGAAATTTTGCAAAGATGAATAATTTTTGATTCATTCTTTTCCTGGTAGACCAGTATAATTTAAGTTTCGTTTTATTTGTACAAATTACTTAAGTTCCCCTTTTAAAGACaaagcattttatatttattgtcaaCACATTCTCTGAAAATATTAAGTGATGACCTTGCAGAAAAAATACTATTATGTATTAACTTCAAAggcaataagaaaatattgctatacaattttacattaactattttatatatatatatatacaatcgcGATTgatataatcaaattaaatatatacaaggTACACAACAACAACAATTAGTCAACAGATCATCTTACTTATAATCCATTAGAGGTGGTAGAACAGATCAACAGTGAAATTATGACATGATTATGATATGAGGCGATCGTTGCGTTATCAAAATCATTGTAACTGATATAATTAAATGAACATGAAAGGGATGAATGTGGCAATAGGGAAATGACGTAATGGATTTGGAGCAGGACTGTGTATTTTTATCGACGCGTTTTGTATTCGATTTAAGTAGTTCGATATTGACCAAATCTTTTTGGCCCTTATTCATCACAGTATTATTGTCGATTTGATCGCTAAAGGAATATTTTTGTGAGTTATACATTTGGCGCATCACATGTCGATTATTCATATAATCGTCTAAGGCACTACTTGTTAGTTTTTCAACAGAGGGCACAGTGGCAACTACTGACATAAGTTCCTGCAATTTGGCAGATTTATCAGCTTCATCTTGCTTAAGCTTATCGTAATCTGCTTGTAACTGCTGCTGAGCCAATGTTAACTTCTGGTTTTGGCTGCAAAATATCAAACATAGATTAGatcgttgttattatttttgactACAGCATTTCAAGAGATGTTTGAACAATATTTCACTTACTCCTTGATATCAGCAGCAACAGCATTCGCTGCATCCAATTCATCACGAAGCGTCGTAAGCTGTGCTTGATGAACTCCACGCAATTGTTCCACTTGTTGTTCAAGTGCTGCCCTTACCTCACCAGCAGCTTGTCTTTCAGCACCAGCTGCCGATACCtttataagaaaatttaaatcaattatcTAAAATCAATACTACACAAATCGTTGTGATCTGCATTAGTACCTGGTTAGCAGCTTTCAATTTAGCACACTCATCTCTCAAGGTATCTGCTAAATCTTCTAGTGCCCTCTTTTTGGCATCAGCTTCTCGAACAGCTTCCTGAAGACTACGAGCACGGGCTTCTTGTTGCGTTACAGCCAATTTCCATTCAGCAACTTCCCTTTCGTAATCTACTAACTGTTATAAaacagtgttattattgtacaaaaattaagaaataaaatttttaagaaattaaGTCAACCAATTACCTTTTTGTTAGAATCCACATTGGAAGTTTCGAGTCCTTGACACCGCTGTGCAAGATTTTTGACTTCACTTTTCATTTTGCTAATATATAACCTTGCAACCGTAAATTCTTCCTCAAGTTTACCAACAGATTCAGCATTAATCTTAAATTAGATAAAGCATGGTTTGTTGATACACGATAGTTtttatgctcaaagtttaattttAAGAATCTTACCTTAATATCATTATCGGTACCACCAATTGCACTTCCAATATCGCCCAAGTCTTTAAGTAAATTAGCCAGCATTTCTGCAAGACGCTTCTTTTGATGAGCTGTCATGTCCCGCATTTGTTGAAGTTCACTAGTTGTGGAGTTAAGGGAtgactaaaaaatataaatatataaaataaattatcatttcattatatgtatgtataaatattgaaacataTACTTCATATATCTTTTTGAATATACCTGCTTCTGTACCAGATCTTCTTGTAATTGTTCACATTCCTTATTTTTAGCATCAACTTCTTGGCTTTTTTGATCATAATTAACAGCCAATTCTTCCAAAGCTTGCAATACTTCCTTAACTTCTTCCTTAGCAGATTCATTCTCTTGTTGGATGCGATTCATCTCACCCTGGAGGGATTCATAATCTtgtctgaaaaataaatatattgtattgtaaagaattttttttatctttttatttaaagaatttaaattaaaaaatgaaacattaCCTAGCAAGGGTGATGAGTTCTTCTTGTTCTGCCATTTGATCCTTCAATTTTTCAACAAGTTGAGATTGTTGATTGATTTCCTCATCTTTTTCATCAAGTTGTTGATATAAAATTTCTAATTTAGCTGAATCAACATCTCCGTCTGGTACAGCTACAGCAGGTAATTCctaaaaatcaaaagtattcAATAAATCGAGTCAATAGAAATAACTATTCAACTTAAAATAAGTGTAAATCAGAAAAACTTACAGGAATTACAGGTTTCTCTTCAATTATTGAAGTTACAGGAGTAACAGCTTCAACTTCTTGTAGATTGACTTGTTCTTCAAGATTAACAGTTTCGCCTAATCTCCATCTGTTTAATTCGGCTTCTAATTTTTCAACCTAGAAACGgacaataaaatatatctaagTAATTgacatttcattttttaatatgaagttactagattacttttttttttgtataccttTCCTTTAAGTCGAGCAACTTTCTCCTTTTCACGTTCATATCGCTGTTTCCATTCTTCGGCTGTAAGTTCTTCATTGACACAGACAACATTCTTAACTGTCTTggctctaaaaaaaaaaaaatcaattttacaaACCGTATTCCCATCGACGAACACAATATCATGATAAAGTTTCATTGATCATTGACACTTTAAAGGAATGTTTGTGTACATCTGTTAAATAGGCTTTacataaaagtatatataaatgCAGCACCAACCTCTTTCCAAAATCAAGCGTCGACTTTGTTTCAGATTCGTTAAATGATGCAGGTGAACAACAGATAACAATTGTAGTGCGAGCATTACCACCGAGAGATTCTTGAAGAATACGCGTTAGTTTAGAATCTCGATATGGAATGTGAGTCTTGTTGCCATCAGCTAATGCTGAAATCACATTGCCGAGGGCTGATAaagatttattgatatttttagctTCATCTAAAACTGTGCCTTCAGCTCCAGTTTTGGAAACCTAAATAACGAAAATAAAGTAACCTCGTTTAacataaaatatgcaaaataatattgataaaaccatttatctatttattagtTGCTGGCTTATACCTTTTCAGAACCAGCTAAATCTACAAGATACAATTTTCCAGATAATTTCTTTCGATTCTCCAAGTTTTCTTGTTTGACATTAATTAAGAATACAGAATGGGAACGCGAAGAATGTTCATTCATATCTGTAAAATAACAATTAGTTGTATAATTTTAGCCTATATAAAAAATTCACTGTatattagtattttatatataacgtatacatatgtaacggtGTCACAAAAAATCGTTCACCAACAACTAGCTCATAGATACTTTGTTCAAAGACAGTCTATACACAGACATT
This window contains:
- the Khc gene encoding kinesin heavy chain isoform X1; protein product: MAAEQREREMAAEDSIRVVCRFRPLNDSEERAGSRFVVKFPSGSDDNCISIGGKVYLFDKVFKPNATQEKVYGEAAKTIVSDVLAGYNGTIFAYGQTSSGKTHTMEGVIGDPGKQGIIPRIVYDIFNHIYAMEENIEFHIKISYFEIYMDKIRDLLDVSKVNLSVHEDKNRVPFVKGATERFVTSPEDVFEVIEEGKSNRHIAVTNMNEHSSRSHSVFLINVKQENLENRKKLSGKLYLVDLAGSEKVSKTGAEGTVLDEAKNINKSLSALGNVISALADGNKTHIPYRDSKLTRILQESLGGNARTTIVICCSPASFNESETKSTLDFGKRAKTVKNVVCVNEELTAEEWKQRYEREKEKVARLKGKVEKLEAELNRWRLGETVNLEEQVNLQEVEAVTPVTSIIEEKPVIPELPAVAVPDGDVDSAKLEILYQQLDEKDEEINQQSQLVEKLKDQMAEQEELITLARQDYESLQGEMNRIQQENESAKEEVKEVLQALEELAVNYDQKSQEVDAKNKECEQLQEDLVQKQSSLNSTTSELQQMRDMTAHQKKRLAEMLANLLKDLGDIGSAIGGTDNDIKINAESVGKLEEEFTVARLYISKMKSEVKNLAQRCQGLETSNVDSNKKLVDYEREVAEWKLAVTQQEARARSLQEAVREADAKKRALEDLADTLRDECAKLKAANQVSAAGAERQAAGEVRAALEQQVEQLRGVHQAQLTTLRDELDAANAVAADIKDQNQKLTLAQQQLQADYDKLKQDEADKSAKLQELIVSKDHREQARADLKGLEDTVAKELQTLHNLRKLFVQDLQARIKKSVATEEGEEDGGSLAQRQKISFLENNLDQLTKVHKQLVRDNADLRCELPKLEKRLRATMDRVKALETALKDAKEGAMRDRKRYQYEVDRIKEAVRQKNLVRRGPQALIAKPIRAGQGPIVPAGAVRPIQQQPDNKRKSIIAGSGRDES
- the Khc gene encoding kinesin heavy chain isoform X3; protein product: MAAEQREREMAAEDSIRVVCRFRPLNDSEERAGSRFVVKFPSGSDDNCISIGGKVYLFDKVFKPNATQEKVYGEAAKTIVSDVLAGYNGTIFAYGQTSSGKTHTMEGVIGDPGKQGIIPRIVYDIFNHIYAMEENIEFHIKISYFEIYMDKIRDLLDVSKVNLSVHEDKNRVPFVKGATERFVTSPEDVFEVIEEGKSNRHIAVTNMNEHSSRSHSVFLINVKQENLENRKKLSGKLYLVDLAGSEKVSKTGAEGTVLDEAKNINKSLSALGNVISALADGNKTHIPYRDSKLTRILQESLGGNARTTIVICCSPASFNESETKSTLDFGKRAKTVKNVVCVNEELTAEEWKQRYEREKEKVARLKGKVEKLEAELNRWRLGETVNLEEQVNLQEVEAVTPVTSIIEEKPVIPELPAVAVPDGDVDSAKLEILYQQLDEKDEEINQQSQLVEKLKDQMAEQEELITLARQDYESLQGEMNRIQQENESAKEEVKEVLQALEELAVNYDQKSQEVDAKNKECEQLQEDLVQKQSSLNSTTSELQQMRDMTAHQKKRLAEMLANLLKDLGDIGSAIGGTDNDIKINAESVGKLEEEFTVARLYISKMKSEVKNLAQRCQGLETSNVDSNKKVIDYEREVAEWKLAVTQQEARARSLQEAVREADAKKRALEDLADTLRDECAKLKAANQVSAAGAERQAAGEVRAALEQQVEQLRGVHQAQLTTLRDELDAANAVAADIKDQNQKLTLAQQQLQADYDKLKQDEADKSAKLQELIVSKDHREQARADLKGLEDTVAKELQTLHNLRKLFVQDLQARIKKSVATEEGEEDGGSLAQRQKISFLENNLDQLTKVHKQLVRDNADLRCELPKLEKRLRATMDRVKALETALKDAKEGAMRDRKRYQYEVDRIKEAVRQKNLVRRGPQALIAKPIRAGQGPIVPAGAVRPIQQQPDNKRKSIIAGSGRGQL
- the Khc gene encoding kinesin heavy chain isoform X2, whose amino-acid sequence is MAAEQREREMAAEDSIRVVCRFRPLNDSEERAGSRFVVKFPSGSDDNCISIGGKVYLFDKVFKPNATQEKVYGEAAKTIVSDVLAGYNGTIFAYGQTSSGKTHTMEGVIGDPGKQGIIPRIVYDIFNHIYAMEENIEFHIKISYFEIYMDKIRDLLDVSKVNLSVHEDKNRVPFVKGATERFVTSPEDVFEVIEEGKSNRHIAVTNMNEHSSRSHSVFLINVKQENLENRKKLSGKLYLVDLAGSEKVSKTGAEGTVLDEAKNINKSLSALGNVISALADGNKTHIPYRDSKLTRILQESLGGNARTTIVICCSPASFNESETKSTLDFGKRAKTVKNVVCVNEELTAEEWKQRYEREKEKVARLKGKVEKLEAELNRWRLGETVNLEEQVNLQEVEAVTPVTSIIEEKPVIPELPAVAVPDGDVDSAKLEILYQQLDEKDEEINQQSQLVEKLKDQMAEQEELITLARQDYESLQGEMNRIQQENESAKEEVKEVLQALEELAVNYDQKSQEVDAKNKECEQLQEDLVQKQSSLNSTTSELQQMRDMTAHQKKRLAEMLANLLKDLGDIGSAIGGTDNDIKINAESVGKLEEEFTVARLYISKMKSEVKNLAQRCQGLETSNVDSNKKLVDYEREVAEWKLAVTQQEARARSLQEAVREADAKKRALEDLADTLRDECAKLKAANQVSAAGAERQAAGEVRAALEQQVEQLRGVHQAQLTTLRDELDAANAVAADIKDQNQKLTLAQQQLQADYDKLKQDEADKSAKLQELIVSKDHREQARADLKGLEDTVAKELQTLHNLRKLFVQDLQARIKKSVATEEGEEDGGSLAQRQKISFLENNLDQLTKVHKQLVRDNADLRCELPKLEKRLRATMDRVKALETALKDAKEGAMRDRKRYQYEVDRIKEAVRQKNLVRRGPQALIAKPIRAGQGPIVPAGAVRPIQQQPDNKRKSIIAGSDES